In Streptomyces alboniger, the following are encoded in one genomic region:
- a CDS encoding FAD-binding oxidoreductase, producing the protein MERRTFIGTTAATLAAATVAGCTSGAGGPGTAARTSGTSSTPIRTSSAAAAAPASLKALAKDLDGTLVRPGEAKWAAARQLYNTRFDDLRPTAVAYVAHPDDIRTALAYARAHHTPVAIRNGGHSYAGWSSGTGRLIIDVSKLSKIRASGRTATIGGGAKLIDVYRSLAAKGVTIPAGSCPTVGISGLTLGGGQGVVSRAYGLTCDSLTSATLITADGKQLTASKSEHKDLFWALRGAGNGQFGVVTELSYRTHTAPQAVSAYMTWPWSKAAAVVKAWQAWGPDQPDEIWSSLHLANTPGGTPTVSVACFSLGTYGELQNAVDRLADKIGAPARSVSLKRRTYEEAMEVYAGCSSFATDAQCHLPGTTPGRSPQGALKRETYAASSDFFDRSLSAAGIRALLSQIENVTGASAGSIALTALGGAINRVDPTATAFVHRRSRMLAQYIASWRAGTSGSPARAWLKSAHGAMGRYASGAAYQNYTDSTLTNWREAYYGAAAPRLKQLKKQYDPGRFFDFPQAL; encoded by the coding sequence ATGGAACGACGTACGTTCATCGGTACAACGGCCGCCACGCTGGCCGCGGCCACCGTCGCGGGCTGCACGAGCGGCGCCGGGGGACCGGGCACGGCGGCGCGCACCAGCGGCACCAGCAGTACGCCCATCAGGACGTCCAGCGCCGCCGCCGCGGCGCCCGCGAGCCTCAAGGCCCTCGCCAAGGATCTCGACGGCACCCTCGTGCGTCCCGGCGAGGCCAAGTGGGCGGCGGCCCGTCAGCTGTACAACACCCGCTTCGACGATCTGCGGCCCACCGCGGTCGCCTATGTCGCGCACCCGGACGACATCCGCACCGCCCTGGCGTACGCCCGCGCCCACCACACCCCCGTCGCGATCCGCAACGGCGGGCACTCGTACGCGGGTTGGTCCTCCGGCACCGGCCGGCTGATCATCGACGTATCGAAGCTGAGCAAGATACGGGCGAGCGGGAGGACGGCCACGATCGGCGGCGGCGCCAAGCTGATCGACGTCTACCGCTCGCTCGCCGCGAAGGGCGTGACGATCCCCGCGGGCTCCTGCCCGACCGTCGGCATCTCGGGGCTCACCCTCGGCGGCGGCCAGGGCGTGGTCTCCCGCGCGTACGGCCTGACCTGCGACAGCCTCACCTCCGCCACCCTCATCACGGCGGACGGCAAGCAGCTCACCGCCTCCAAGTCCGAGCACAAGGACCTCTTCTGGGCGCTGCGCGGCGCGGGCAACGGCCAGTTCGGCGTCGTGACCGAGCTGTCCTACCGCACGCACACCGCGCCCCAGGCCGTCTCCGCGTACATGACCTGGCCCTGGTCGAAGGCGGCCGCGGTCGTCAAGGCGTGGCAGGCGTGGGGCCCGGACCAGCCGGACGAGATCTGGTCGTCCCTCCACCTGGCGAACACCCCGGGCGGCACCCCGACCGTCTCCGTCGCCTGCTTCTCCCTGGGCACGTACGGCGAACTGCAGAACGCCGTCGACCGCCTCGCCGACAAGATCGGAGCCCCCGCGCGCAGCGTGTCCCTGAAGCGGCGTACGTACGAGGAGGCGATGGAGGTGTACGCGGGCTGCTCGTCGTTCGCCACGGACGCCCAGTGCCATCTGCCCGGCACGACGCCCGGCCGCAGCCCGCAGGGCGCCCTCAAGCGGGAGACGTACGCGGCGAGTTCCGACTTCTTCGACCGCTCCCTGTCGGCGGCGGGCATCCGCGCGCTGCTGTCGCAGATCGAGAACGTGACGGGCGCGAGCGCGGGCAGCATCGCGCTGACGGCGCTCGGCGGCGCGATCAACCGCGTCGACCCGACGGCGACGGCGTTCGTGCACCGCCGCTCGCGGATGCTGGCGCAGTACATCGCGTCGTGGCGCGCGGGGACCTCGGGCTCACCGGCACGGGCGTGGCTGAAGTCGGCGCACGGGGCGATGGGGCGTTACGCGTCGGGCGCGGCGTACCAGAACTACACGGACTCGACGCTGACGAACTGGCGCGAGGCGTACTACGGGGCGGCGGCGCCGCGCCTGAAGCAGCTCAAGAAGCAGTACGACCCGGGCCGCTTCTTCGACTTCCCGCAGGCGCTCTGA
- a CDS encoding phosphatase PAP2 family protein: MAGLEESGSNPDVGLLYDINGLTRDTPHWLDRALAFVGEYGLLLALVLLVVWCWWGQRKRGTLDDAASSVAAVVWAPLAAGIAVLVNVPIRGFVERPRPFRDHSGIDVLVEGKNDFSFVSDHATLAMAIGAGLFVAHRKFGFVGLGLAAVEGFCRVFMGVHYPTDVIGGFALGTAVALLLSPLAMALLTPLAKAIGRSRHVGWLVWDRRAAPVSAAAVSESPASSPSEAAADPDERDLAA; the protein is encoded by the coding sequence ATGGCTGGACTCGAGGAATCCGGGTCGAACCCCGACGTCGGCCTGCTCTACGACATCAACGGCCTGACGCGGGATACGCCGCACTGGCTCGACCGCGCCCTGGCGTTCGTCGGTGAGTACGGACTGCTGCTCGCCCTCGTCCTGCTCGTGGTGTGGTGCTGGTGGGGCCAGCGCAAGCGGGGCACCCTCGACGACGCCGCCTCGTCGGTCGCCGCCGTCGTCTGGGCGCCGCTCGCCGCCGGCATCGCGGTCCTCGTGAACGTCCCCATCAGGGGGTTCGTGGAGCGGCCCCGCCCGTTCCGTGACCACAGCGGCATCGACGTCCTGGTCGAGGGCAAGAACGACTTCTCCTTCGTCAGCGACCACGCCACGCTCGCCATGGCCATCGGCGCCGGACTCTTCGTGGCCCACCGAAAGTTCGGATTCGTCGGCCTCGGGCTCGCCGCCGTCGAGGGCTTCTGCCGGGTCTTCATGGGCGTCCACTACCCGACGGACGTCATCGGCGGCTTCGCGCTCGGCACGGCCGTCGCCCTGCTCCTCTCCCCGCTCGCCATGGCGCTGCTCACCCCGCTCGCCAAGGCGATCGGGCGCTCGCGGCACGTGGGGTGGCTGGTGTGGGACCGCAGGGCCGCACCGGTGTCCGCGGCGGCGGTGAGCGAATCCCCGGCGTCGTCGCCGTCGGAGGCCGCGGCGGACCCGGACGAGCGGGACCTCGCGGCCTAG
- a CDS encoding NlpC/P60 family protein has translation MRKAWLVAAVGIGGALSFIALLVLGTYMAAGSIASGVGGGSVGLAKGAVPATYQSLVQKWGNLCKAINPALLAAQLYQESGWNPRATSPAKAQGIAQFIPGTWATHGLDGDGDGDRDVWDPKDAIPSAASYDCKLAGYVKDAPGDPTKNMLAAYNAGAYAVIKYGGVPPYRETQNYVKTITTLSKSFAKPVGRVQPSQQAAGAIAFAQKKLGTPYLWGGNGTPEQNGRFDCSGLTLAAYRTVGVTLPRVANDQYNAGPHPKRDELLPGDLVFFSDDLTNSRAIRHVGIYVGGGYMINAPRAGAVIRFDPIDTPDYFGATRVTDEGAKAAPVKPTAV, from the coding sequence GTGCGTAAGGCGTGGCTGGTCGCGGCCGTCGGGATCGGCGGCGCCCTCAGCTTCATCGCGCTCCTCGTCCTCGGGACGTACATGGCCGCGGGAAGCATCGCCAGCGGCGTGGGCGGCGGGTCCGTGGGGCTCGCCAAGGGAGCCGTGCCCGCGACCTATCAGTCCCTCGTTCAGAAGTGGGGCAATCTCTGCAAGGCCATCAATCCCGCCCTGCTCGCCGCCCAGCTGTACCAGGAGAGCGGGTGGAACCCGCGCGCGACGAGCCCCGCCAAGGCGCAGGGGATAGCGCAGTTCATCCCCGGGACCTGGGCGACGCACGGCCTCGACGGCGACGGTGACGGCGACCGCGACGTCTGGGACCCCAAGGACGCCATCCCCTCCGCGGCCTCGTACGACTGCAAACTCGCGGGCTATGTGAAGGACGCCCCGGGGGACCCCACGAAGAACATGCTCGCGGCGTACAACGCGGGCGCGTACGCCGTCATCAAATACGGGGGCGTGCCGCCCTACCGCGAGACGCAGAACTACGTGAAGACCATCACCACCCTCTCGAAGAGCTTCGCCAAGCCCGTGGGGCGCGTGCAGCCGTCGCAGCAGGCGGCGGGGGCGATCGCCTTCGCGCAGAAGAAGCTCGGCACCCCCTACCTGTGGGGCGGCAACGGCACGCCCGAGCAGAACGGCCGTTTCGACTGCTCCGGTCTCACGCTCGCCGCCTACCGCACGGTCGGCGTCACGCTGCCGCGCGTCGCCAACGACCAGTACAACGCGGGACCGCACCCCAAGCGGGACGAGCTGCTCCCCGGTGACCTGGTCTTCTTCTCGGACGACCTCACCAACTCGCGCGCCATCCGGCACGTCGGGATCTACGTCGGCGGGGGCTACATGATCAATGCCCCGCGGGCCGGCGCCGTGATCCGCTTCGACCCGATCGACACCCCGGACTATTTTGGCGCGACTCGTGTGACGGATGAGGGCGCCAAGGCGGCACCGGTCAAGCCCACAGCGGTCTGA
- a CDS encoding ATP-binding protein, translating to MNATVSPPWTYTLQLPHDPRAPGIARATLRAVLETYGLGELSPTAELLAGELLSNAHCHTDGPYAFRVRSASPQGIRVAVWDSDPRIPPGFGGNGGALDPYPPGTAESGRGLHLVRACADSWGAGPVGKGHVGKLLWAEVSP from the coding sequence ATGAACGCCACCGTATCGCCGCCCTGGACCTACACCCTCCAACTGCCCCACGACCCCCGCGCACCGGGAATCGCCCGCGCCACCCTCCGCGCGGTCCTGGAGACGTACGGGCTCGGTGAACTCTCCCCCACCGCGGAACTCCTCGCAGGAGAACTGCTCAGCAACGCGCACTGCCACACCGACGGGCCCTACGCTTTTCGCGTCCGTTCCGCCTCCCCGCAGGGGATCCGCGTGGCCGTATGGGACTCCGATCCGCGGATCCCACCCGGGTTCGGGGGGAACGGAGGCGCCCTCGACCCCTACCCGCCGGGAACCGCGGAAAGCGGCCGGGGACTGCACCTCGTGCGGGCCTGTGCGGACAGCTGGGGGGCCGGCCCCGTGGGGAAGGGGCATGTGGGGAAGCTGTTGTGGGCGGAGGTCTCGCCCTAG
- a CDS encoding helix-turn-helix domain-containing protein, translating to MRSNPTGRQLRLGAELRKLRERAGLTSTEAGQLLGVKQNQVSNMESGRMGVSPERVRMLACHYECPDKALVEALTRMASDRTRGWWEEYRELLPSSLLDLAELEHHARALRDSVTARIPGLLQTHDHAREIFRQAVIELSPPDIEHRLSFRIKRQSVLYRDAPLPYEAVIHEAALRMKVGGSAIARRQLQHLLDMSERDGVTLRAITFDAGAYPGSGQSIYYVHGPVPPLDTVYLDQSHGLAFLDAEAQLHKYRTLFDRLEAVALAPGKTRDLIHAVMKDL from the coding sequence GTGAGATCCAACCCGACGGGCCGTCAACTCCGACTCGGCGCGGAGCTGCGCAAACTCCGTGAACGCGCGGGCCTGACGTCGACCGAAGCGGGTCAACTGCTCGGCGTGAAGCAGAACCAGGTCAGCAACATGGAGTCCGGCCGCATGGGCGTAAGCCCCGAGCGTGTACGGATGCTTGCCTGTCACTACGAGTGCCCGGACAAGGCCCTCGTCGAAGCCCTCACCCGCATGGCGAGCGACCGCACGCGCGGCTGGTGGGAGGAGTACCGTGAGCTGCTGCCCAGCTCACTGCTCGATTTGGCGGAACTGGAGCATCACGCCCGGGCGTTGCGTGACAGCGTCACCGCACGGATCCCCGGCCTGCTCCAGACGCACGACCATGCCCGCGAGATCTTCCGCCAGGCCGTTATCGAGCTTTCGCCGCCCGACATCGAGCACCGCCTCTCGTTCCGCATCAAGCGCCAGTCCGTGCTGTACCGCGACGCCCCTCTCCCCTACGAGGCAGTCATTCACGAGGCCGCGCTCCGCATGAAGGTCGGCGGCTCCGCCATCGCGCGGCGTCAGCTTCAACACCTCCTCGACATGAGCGAGCGCGACGGAGTCACCCTGCGTGCGATCACGTTCGATGCCGGCGCTTACCCCGGGTCCGGACAGTCGATCTACTACGTACACGGGCCGGTGCCCCCACTCGACACGGTTTACCTCGACCAGTCGCACGGGCTCGCGTTCCTCGACGCCGAGGCGCAACTTCACAAGTACCGCACCCTCTTCGACCGTCTGGAGGCAGTAGCACTCGCCCCCGGAAAGACCCGAGACCTTATCCACGCCGTGATGAAAGATCTGTAG
- a CDS encoding DUF397 domain-containing protein: MNRHWQKSSYCSEGSSCVHVAATTTGTVELTESSDPTGTIVRTTPRAFAALIRTAKQPAGAEPA; encoded by the coding sequence ATGAACCGTCACTGGCAGAAGTCCTCGTACTGCTCCGAGGGCAGCTCCTGCGTACACGTCGCCGCGACAACCACCGGCACAGTCGAACTCACCGAAAGCAGCGACCCCACCGGCACGATAGTCCGCACCACGCCCAGAGCCTTCGCGGCGCTGATCCGCACCGCCAAGCAGCCCGCAGGCGCCGAACCGGCCTGA
- a CDS encoding DUF397 domain-containing protein, which translates to MTDSPRPRPVPIPPPPAGLDWIRAAPEDEQGPGPWIEIAFGEGDAVYLRETSTPDNVVTTTRTKWNAFVLGVQAGEFDHFVEGVDQD; encoded by the coding sequence ATGACCGACAGCCCCCGCCCCAGGCCCGTGCCCATACCCCCGCCCCCTGCCGGCCTCGACTGGATCCGCGCCGCCCCCGAGGACGAGCAGGGCCCCGGCCCCTGGATCGAGATCGCCTTCGGAGAGGGCGACGCCGTCTACCTCCGCGAGACCAGCACCCCGGACAACGTCGTCACCACCACCCGGACGAAGTGGAACGCTTTCGTACTCGGCGTACAGGCAGGCGAATTCGATCATTTCGTGGAAGGCGTCGACCAGGACTGA
- a CDS encoding DUF4232 domain-containing protein, whose product MKLTHASKTLLAGLTLLGALSLTACNNDDGGVKAGDTPSGAKPTVSTGTGSSGGTGDSGTSSGSGSGSSGEGNTDTEVDDCRSDELEVTAADNTTDKTEGVITVQFKNGGGRDCALSGYAGVDLKTATGDTLSVDRNGDQPHPHVLKDGESAAFNITFPVNTTGGSGVRITNILVTPPNETKTVTIAWPAGSLPVSGEDSSDSGPKLSVGPVGKVSDSPAS is encoded by the coding sequence ATGAAGCTCACGCACGCCTCGAAGACCCTGCTCGCCGGCCTCACGCTCCTCGGCGCGCTCTCGCTCACCGCCTGCAACAACGACGACGGCGGCGTGAAGGCGGGAGACACCCCGTCCGGTGCAAAGCCGACGGTGTCCACGGGGACCGGCAGCAGCGGCGGAACGGGCGACTCCGGCACATCGTCCGGCTCCGGCTCCGGCTCCTCCGGGGAGGGCAACACCGACACCGAGGTCGACGACTGCCGCAGCGACGAGCTGGAGGTGACCGCCGCCGACAACACCACCGACAAGACGGAAGGTGTCATCACCGTCCAGTTCAAGAACGGCGGCGGGCGCGACTGCGCCCTCAGCGGCTACGCGGGCGTGGACCTCAAAACGGCCACCGGCGACACCCTGTCCGTCGACCGCAATGGTGACCAGCCCCACCCCCACGTCCTCAAGGACGGCGAGTCCGCCGCCTTCAACATCACCTTCCCGGTCAACACCACCGGCGGCTCCGGTGTCCGTATCACCAACATCCTGGTGACCCCGCCGAACGAGACGAAGACCGTCACGATCGCCTGGCCCGCCGGCTCCCTCCCGGTGAGCGGCGAGGACTCCTCGGACAGCGGCCCGAAGCTGTCCGTCGGCCCGGTCGGCAAGGTCAGCGACTCCCCCGCGAGCTGA